AGAAACTGttgtataaacacacatacacacacacacaggttgacCTTTCCCCTCGCACACTGGAAAAACAGAATGATTTGCCGAAAGGTTCCAGCATGAGCTGCAGAGTAACAaattttttagttttaaaaccCTGCGGCTCCTGACTTGTCAGAAAAAATGTAGGTGAGTCAAAGACATACATGGATTTTCCGCAATATGTTACGATGTAGACATGACAGAGTGCCAATACTGAATTCCTCATTGCCTATTAAACTTTGGAGGCATATTTACAAATGCATTAGCTTTGCTTAAGACTGACTGGTACAGCAGTAACTCTACAATAAGCCCAACTGACACACATAATATCCaacttgactttttttatttttttgtgacatgATGTTTCCTACACATGCTCAGTATGAATTTATCTTGGATTATaacaaaatttattttctaaGAGAATATAAATCTGAATATTCATGAGAACTAAATTccacatttttattgtcattttataatAGCACAGTGACCTAAATACATGTGTTGTGTTACAGCAGAGAATGTTTCTGACATTCTGAGAATGTTTCATGAAACTGATGCTGACGTACAGGAAAAGAGTGTTGACACACCAGCAAATTCCTCTCATGTGTAGCAAATTCTCTTTTGCAGTTTCCTTGTTCAATTAGGATTTACTGTAAATCCTGTATGTTGAAGAATACCGTAGCTCCTGCACCCCACAGCGATAATATTGAACATCAAGCTGTTCTGGAgaattacagtgaaaaaaagaaaaataataataatacttttaTACAGCAATTTGTAATTACATGAGAACTTCTGAGATTAAAAGATATCACATTTGACACAATATGCATCAACAGTCTAAACAGTTATATCTATTTGGTCTAGTGGCACTTTTCATCCCAAACATGGATGACAAGGTCACGTTTGACTACAATTTCATACAACTGATGAAACAATAAATCCTAAAAtaaggattatcttattttagGATAATCTTAACTGCATATATGTCGGAACAGGTTCTCTAAACTGTTTATAAATAAGCAGGCAAATTGCACTTCTACAATGGCACATTAGACAGAATGAAACATCTTTGCAATTAACTTTCTAATCACTCAAAGCCTTTCAAGAGATTCTGTTTGCTCTGACAACACCAGTATTGAGTTAGGTCTGACTGAAATCTTCAGAATATCCCTCTCTCAGCCTTCTGCTTGAGGATCTCTGCTGCCAGCTTCTCTGCATCCATCACATGAGGAAACATTTCCATGACGATATCCACCTGAGACGGGTTGAAGATGGCTTGCAGTTTCTTGCGGACTTCCAACCTTTGTGGATCAAATGCAGCAGACTGTTGCTGGCCCCAGGAATTGTACTGACGGCCTTCGTAAGAGCAGCAAGAGTTGTGGGAGTGTGAAGAGGGAAGACTATGTGATGTCCTGGCTTGGGGTAGCCCCTGAAAGGGATCTGACCAGTAATTCTGTTGATGATGTGAGGCTCCACTGTATCTGAGATGGCTGGGGAGGCTGTGTTGGTGAGGCCCACCAAGTGGGAACAGATGAGGAGGGTAGGTGTCATATTTTGGGTGACCACTGGAGTCCAGGCTTCTAGGATGTTGCTGACGAATGGTTGAGGGCAGTACATGGGAACAGCAACTGCAGGACTGGctcatgttatttttctctAAGTGCACTGAGGCATGTCTGGGTCCAGTGAGGGCACTTTGCTGCTCGGACCTGACCCTGTGAGAATTGCTGAGGCAATGTGAAAAATCAGAGTACTGGCTCTCATAAGAGCCGAGACCAGAATCCAGGTACTCGTGAGCCATGCTGGCATAGTAATGATTCGTCATTGAGTGTGGACCAGGCCAATCTTTCTGACATTGGTTTGCTGTTACAGAGCAGGGCACATGATTTGGACTTCTGGATCTTGGATCCTCCCAGTACAGCAGTGTATTCTCACTAACCTGACCAGGATGTGAAGAACTTTGCTGGTCTCTTATGTACTCTGTTTGAGAGTCTTGAGGATGGAAACGGGAACTGTAAGCAGGCCCGGGATCAGATTGAAGATGTCTCGGTGATAATTTgacatttctctcttcttttacGGTAGAAATCTGTGCTTTCTCCCTCAGTTCATCAGCCAAGGACTGGTAGGACTGGTTTGTCCGCTCTGGATGGTAGAATTTACATTTGTTGCCGTAAGTGCACTTTTTGTCTggggaaaacaaagacagacgtAGACGCAAAAGTTACAGGACATCTCATTTGAGAACCAcattccttcctctcctctaaAAGAATGAAAAGTCTAACAATATGTAATatgaaaatactgcatgttGCAGCAGAGGAGTTCCTCTTCCTGAGCTCAGTGCTAATAATATCTTACCATAAGGACAGAGCTGTTTCTTTTGCTCCACCGGCAGAGGTTTTTTCCGAAGGAAGTTGTCAAGGCTGGGGCCATGGCGGCCCAGAGGGTCATCTGGGGGCATGaacctgaaacaaaaaaaaaaggtagagaGACATGACTGATTGCTGAGTTCTTCATTTACTTGTGACAAATCAGATGGGTGGTGCATAAATATGTTTCCCTGATTACACCCTCAAGATGCAATATGCCCTCTGGAGCCACATTATACACAATTCATGGAAGCAAAATGTGAATCCTCACAGGCTTAGACAGAAAAACAGGCTAATTGCTTACTTGTCGTTCACAAAGGAATACATGAGGAGCCTCTCCTCAATGCATTTCTTCCACTCAGGTCTTTCTCCTTGGAGGTCACGGTAGGTGTCATTAGATACTATTACTCCATCTGACTCATACGCCAACTTGACAATAAAGCGGTCATCATAGCAAACCACTCGCTTGCCACCAACCCGGCGCGATGGAGTGAAGACCACTATTTTCCGTTTTTCAAGTTCCATCAGGATATGCTGATCTGAAGGTTCAAACAATCATGAGTCAGATGATGGTGGAGAGATTGTGTAGAGGTACTTGTATTACCCTATCTCATTGCATTTATTGGTATGTCATAGTTTTTGACTGAACATTTTATATAGTGCGTAGCTTTGTCATGCAACACAATTTGTCAGTCATTATTTGTCagtacacagagacacaaagctCCAAAAGAAATGCATTAGGCATTTTACAGTTAATCACAAAAGACATCAGAAAAAGTAAGTTGAAAACATCCTATCTATGCAAAGAAGTGAACCATGAAACCTGTATATATAAACAAGAGAGTGAGTTACATGAGGCTTACTCATGTATCTTACTCCTGAGATTTGAGACTCACTTACAAACAATACACTCAAACACTTCAAGACACTTTTCTATCTGAGTGCTTCTGTTCGTCTATCCTGTCTTCACTTAACCACTTGCTGTATATGATCTCTTGCTGTAGATG
This sequence is a window from Scatophagus argus isolate fScaArg1 chromosome 9, fScaArg1.pri, whole genome shotgun sequence. Protein-coding genes within it:
- the LOC124065129 gene encoding endoribonuclease ZC3H12A, producing the protein MMDQELPSQSSSLDLLKPDSEELQLRVDFFRKLGYSSAEVKAALGKLGLSTDTNSVLGELVRSRTNAAPCVSSSDSDERSTAQKDPLLPLSWAPGPCRITPQLGDQKNAETELRPIVIDGSNVAISHGNKEVFSCRGIQLAVNFFLDRGHTTITVFVPTWRKEQPRPDAPITDQHILMELEKRKIVVFTPSRRVGGKRVVCYDDRFIVKLAYESDGVIVSNDTYRDLQGERPEWKKCIEERLLMYSFVNDKFMPPDDPLGRHGPSLDNFLRKKPLPVEQKKQLCPYDKKCTYGNKCKFYHPERTNQSYQSLADELREKAQISTVKEERNVKLSPRHLQSDPGPAYSSRFHPQDSQTEYIRDQQSSSHPGQVSENTLLYWEDPRSRSPNHVPCSVTANQCQKDWPGPHSMTNHYYASMAHEYLDSGLGSYESQYSDFSHCLSNSHRVRSEQQSALTGPRHASVHLEKNNMSQSCSCCSHVLPSTIRQQHPRSLDSSGHPKYDTYPPHLFPLGGPHQHSLPSHLRYSGASHHQQNYWSDPFQGLPQARTSHSLPSSHSHNSCCSYEGRQYNSWGQQQSAAFDPQRLEVRKKLQAIFNPSQVDIVMEMFPHVMDAEKLAAEILKQKAERGIF